From Drosophila suzukii chromosome 2R, CBGP_Dsuzu_IsoJpt1.0, whole genome shotgun sequence, a single genomic window includes:
- the LOC108018768 gene encoding uncharacterized protein — protein MTRNENKTQTEAETESGSERGKWKWQENSNHKLGIYLRSVNDYHLKCARLPPKNQLLEKAQPKRSGWWTVGVLKDMSEEGVKGPKATYVFYA, from the coding sequence ATGACtcgaaatgaaaataaaacacaaaccGAAGCAGAAACAGAATCTGGCAGCGAGCGAGGAAAATGGAAATGGCAGGAAAATTCAAATCACAAACTCGGTATTTATTTGCGAAGCGTAAATGATTACCACTTAAAATGTGCTCGACTGCCACCTAAAAACCAATTGTTGGAAAAAGCACAACCGAAAAGGAGTGGGTGGTGGACTGTGGGTGTCCTGAAGGACATGAGCGAAGAAGGAGTGAAAGGACCAAAGGCAACATATGTTTTTTATGCCTGA